A single window of Vibrio alfacsensis DNA harbors:
- the cmoA gene encoding carboxy-S-adenosyl-L-methionine synthase CmoA: MNPNSNPDTIFSAPIDKIGDFTFDERVAEVFPDMIQRSVPGYSNIISAIGMLAERFVKPHSTIYDLGCSLGAATLSMRRHIKQEGCQIIAVDNSPAMVERCKLHVNAYRSDTPVTVVEADIRNIEIENASVVVLNFTLQFLSPEDRYALLEKIYAGLRPGGILILSEKYVFEDEVSNELLIDLHHDFKRANGYSELEISQKRSAIENVMRPDSKKDHKERFAKIGFSSYDVWFQCFNFGSMFAIK; the protein is encoded by the coding sequence ATGAACCCTAATAGCAATCCAGATACTATTTTTTCGGCTCCAATCGATAAAATTGGGGATTTCACGTTCGATGAACGCGTAGCGGAAGTTTTTCCAGATATGATTCAGCGCTCCGTACCGGGTTACAGCAACATCATTTCTGCTATCGGTATGCTAGCTGAACGTTTTGTTAAACCACATTCGACCATCTATGACTTAGGTTGTTCTTTGGGCGCAGCAACACTGTCAATGCGCCGTCATATCAAACAAGAGGGTTGTCAGATCATTGCTGTCGACAACTCTCCTGCGATGGTTGAACGCTGTAAGTTGCACGTCAATGCGTACCGCAGTGACACACCTGTGACAGTCGTAGAAGCCGATATTCGCAATATCGAAATTGAAAATGCATCGGTTGTCGTACTTAACTTCACACTACAATTTCTGTCACCAGAAGATCGCTATGCGCTATTAGAAAAGATCTACGCAGGTCTGCGTCCTGGTGGCATTTTGATTTTGTCAGAAAAATACGTGTTTGAAGATGAAGTATCAAACGAACTGCTGATCGACCTGCATCATGACTTCAAACGTGCCAATGGCTACAGTGAGCTAGAGATCAGTCAAAAACGCAGCGCAATCGAAAACGTCATGCGTCCTGATTCAAAGAAAGACCACAAAGAGCGTTTTGCTAAAATTGGTTTCTCAAGCTACGACGTTTGGTTCCAGTGCTTTAACTTTGGCTCGATGTTCGCCATCAAGTAA
- the cmoB gene encoding tRNA 5-methoxyuridine(34)/uridine 5-oxyacetic acid(34) synthase CmoB, which translates to MFNFANFYQLIAQDTRLQPWLNVLPQQLTDWQNAEHGDFGRWLKALNKIPPVQPDNVDIVNSVTIANNEPMHIGELKKLESLLRTFHPWRKGPYHVHGIHIDTEWRSDWKWDRVLPHISPLENRSVLDVGCGNGYHMWRMLGAGARLCVGIDPSHLFLIQFEAMRKLMGDDQRAHLLPLGIEQLPKLEAFDTVFSMGVLYHRRSPLDHLVQLKDQLVSGGELVLETLVIEGDENAVLVPTSRYAQMRNVYFFPSAKALKVWLELVGFEDVRIVDENVTSVDEQRTTDWMTHNSLPDYLDPSDPSKTVEGYPAPRRAVLVARKP; encoded by the coding sequence ATGTTTAACTTTGCAAATTTCTACCAATTAATTGCCCAAGACACCCGTCTTCAACCTTGGCTGAACGTGTTACCACAACAGCTAACGGACTGGCAAAATGCAGAGCACGGTGACTTTGGTCGCTGGTTGAAAGCCCTGAATAAAATCCCACCGGTTCAGCCTGATAATGTTGATATCGTAAATTCAGTCACTATTGCGAATAACGAACCGATGCACATCGGTGAGTTGAAGAAACTTGAAAGCTTGCTGCGTACATTTCATCCATGGCGTAAAGGCCCATATCATGTTCATGGCATCCATATCGATACTGAATGGCGCAGTGATTGGAAATGGGACCGAGTTCTTCCTCATATTTCTCCGCTCGAAAACCGCAGCGTTCTCGATGTTGGCTGTGGCAATGGTTACCACATGTGGCGCATGCTCGGTGCAGGTGCTCGCCTTTGTGTTGGTATCGATCCATCTCACCTGTTCCTAATTCAATTTGAAGCCATGCGCAAACTCATGGGTGATGACCAACGTGCGCATTTACTGCCATTAGGTATTGAACAGCTGCCTAAGTTGGAAGCATTCGATACCGTATTTAGTATGGGTGTGCTTTACCACCGTCGTTCGCCGCTTGATCACTTAGTACAACTAAAAGATCAATTGGTATCCGGTGGTGAACTGGTGCTAGAAACCTTGGTGATTGAGGGAGATGAGAACGCAGTCTTAGTGCCAACCTCTCGCTACGCACAGATGCGTAATGTGTACTTTTTCCCATCAGCGAAAGCACTTAAAGTTTGGTTAGAACTTGTCGGCTTTGAAGACGTTCGCATCGTAGATGAAAATGTGACCTCTGTAGATGAACAACGTACTACGGATTGGATGACGCACAACTCATTACCGGATTATTTAGACCCGAGCGATCCAAGCAAAACCGTTGAGGGCTACCCTGCACCTCGTCGAGCAGTACTTGTGGCACGTAAACCATAA
- a CDS encoding inactive transglutaminase family protein: MTSRIPFYLSIILLVIAGIALSVFRHENYGVPWTPGETRQVWDVEARIEFNANGGEVKASLAAPHTQKGYTLIGESASSPGYGVSYVDSDSGRRAEWSIRQAKGPQTIYYKAQFLVDPQAKVNPQPPTEDIVQPTLSAPQQAAANALIERAMSRSADNVTFARELIKTLNDPDSQNAALILNDFDRTDALSKILLTAGVQSKIVGVIELEDGRRRQTIQPMVQVWSGDEWVLFSPNSEQAAAQPNLLVWDESNVSLLDLVGGKNSQVHFSMIKQEVTPQQATDNKVEADGLLNLSIHSLPLEEQAMFKTIMLIPIGALIVVFLRVIIGLKTSGTFMPVLIAVAFVQTQLVTGIVGFLLIVGTGLIIRSYLSRLNLLLVARISAVIITVIMIISVFTVVAFKIGLTEGLTITFFPMIILSWTIERMSILWEEEGAKEVAMQGGGSLLTAVLVYLAMTNPYIQHLTFNFIGLQLIVLAGILLLGTYTGYRLTELRRFKPLAED; the protein is encoded by the coding sequence ATGACCTCAAGAATACCGTTCTACTTGTCAATCATTCTATTGGTGATTGCAGGCATTGCTTTGAGTGTTTTTAGACATGAAAACTACGGCGTTCCATGGACGCCAGGTGAAACACGTCAAGTTTGGGATGTTGAAGCTCGTATTGAATTCAACGCCAATGGTGGTGAAGTAAAAGCGTCCCTTGCCGCACCACATACTCAAAAAGGTTACACACTCATCGGTGAGTCAGCGTCATCACCAGGTTACGGTGTTTCTTATGTAGACTCTGATTCAGGCCGAAGAGCAGAGTGGTCTATTCGCCAAGCAAAAGGGCCACAAACCATCTACTACAAGGCACAATTCCTTGTTGATCCTCAGGCTAAAGTTAATCCACAACCTCCAACAGAAGATATTGTTCAACCGACGCTTTCTGCACCTCAACAAGCAGCAGCAAACGCGCTAATTGAACGTGCGATGAGCCGCTCTGCTGACAATGTTACGTTCGCCCGTGAACTGATCAAAACTCTCAATGATCCTGACAGCCAAAACGCGGCTCTGATCCTAAACGATTTTGACCGTACAGATGCGTTAAGCAAGATCCTATTAACGGCGGGAGTTCAAAGCAAAATTGTTGGTGTCATCGAACTTGAAGATGGTCGTCGACGTCAAACGATTCAACCAATGGTTCAAGTCTGGTCTGGTGATGAATGGGTATTGTTCTCTCCAAACTCAGAACAAGCCGCAGCACAACCTAACCTACTCGTTTGGGATGAATCGAACGTATCACTGCTTGATTTAGTTGGCGGTAAAAACAGCCAAGTTCACTTCTCTATGATCAAACAAGAAGTGACGCCTCAACAAGCAACGGATAACAAAGTGGAAGCAGACGGTTTACTTAACCTCTCTATTCATAGTTTGCCTTTAGAAGAGCAAGCCATGTTTAAGACCATCATGTTGATTCCAATCGGTGCACTTATTGTTGTATTCCTGCGTGTCATCATCGGTCTAAAAACGTCTGGTACGTTCATGCCTGTTCTGATTGCCGTTGCGTTTGTACAAACTCAGCTAGTGACCGGTATTGTCGGTTTCCTATTGATCGTCGGCACTGGTTTGATCATTCGAAGCTACTTATCAAGGCTAAATCTCCTTCTGGTCGCCAGGATCTCCGCCGTCATCATCACGGTTATCATGATCATTTCAGTGTTCACGGTCGTAGCATTCAAGATTGGTCTCACTGAAGGTCTCACGATTACATTCTTCCCTATGATCATCTTGTCTTGGACGATCGAACGTATGTCGATTCTGTGGGAAGAAGAAGGGGCGAAAGAAGTGGCAATGCAAGGTGGTGGTTCGCTGTTAACTGCTGTCTTGGTCTACTTAGCGATGACCAACCCTTACATCCAGCACTTAACGTTTAACTTTATCGGCCTACAACTTATTGTATTGGCAGGAATCTTATTACTCGGTACTTACACTGGTTACCGTCTAACAGAGCTGCGTCGCTTTAAGCCACTAGCGGAGGACTAA